A part of Rhodothermus sp. genomic DNA contains:
- a CDS encoding ABC transporter ATP-binding protein produces MLQVAHLTKTYRSGTRTLTVLRDVSFSVAEGEACAIVGPSGSGKTTLLGLCAGLDLPTTGRVWLDGQELTMLDEDARAALRNRLVGFVFQTFQLLPTLTALENVMVPAELRGDRTARRRAVALLERVGLGDRLHHYPRQLSGGEQQRVALARAFINRPRLLFADEPTGNLDAETGAVVADLLFELNATAGTTLVIVTHNLELARRTGRILHLRAGRIVADEPVHTATNARHG; encoded by the coding sequence ATGCTACAGGTTGCGCATCTAACAAAGACTTACCGGAGCGGGACGCGAACGCTGACGGTGCTCCGGGACGTTTCTTTTTCGGTAGCCGAAGGAGAAGCCTGTGCGATTGTAGGTCCCTCGGGCAGCGGTAAAACGACGTTGCTGGGGCTATGTGCCGGGCTGGATTTGCCCACGACTGGTAGGGTATGGCTGGATGGTCAGGAGCTGACCATGCTCGACGAAGACGCGCGCGCAGCGCTTCGTAACCGGCTTGTGGGCTTTGTCTTTCAGACTTTTCAACTACTGCCGACACTGACGGCTCTGGAAAACGTCATGGTGCCGGCTGAGCTGCGCGGTGATCGCACGGCACGTCGGCGGGCGGTTGCGCTATTGGAGCGGGTAGGGCTGGGAGACCGGCTGCATCACTATCCACGGCAGCTCTCAGGCGGTGAGCAACAGCGGGTGGCGCTGGCACGGGCATTTATCAACCGTCCCCGCCTGTTGTTTGCCGATGAACCGACCGGTAATCTGGATGCTGAAACCGGGGCTGTGGTCGCAGATCTGCTCTTCGAGCTGAACGCAACGGCTGGTACTACGCTGGTCATTGTCACGCACAACCTGGAGCTGGCACGACGTACCGGACGCATCCTGCACCTGCGGGCAGGGCGCATCGTGGCTGACGAGCCGGTTCATACCGCCACCAACGCACGCCATGGCTGA